TTCTCAGGTCTTTCCTGCAAGAATTTGGTGGGCTTTCTGATGGTAAAGCCCACAAAAGTATGGGAGCTCCCCTAAGATTGGCTGCCAGGAGTTTCTCACTCTCTTGGGAGTCTGCACTCTGCCTCCAGCTGGTTGTCAAAGTTACCATTTAAATTTTCTCAACATGATACTGTCTCAGCTTCCAGGATCTATGCAAATATGAACATTGGTTTACATCTAAAGTGGTGTCATACAACAATGGTTAGGgacttttgtaaataaatggaattggGACAGttgtgtatactttttaaaagaaaaagagaaatgactcCTAGTTCATACTATACACAAAAAACTACCCAAGTAGATCTAAACACGAAAAGCAAATAAAGCTTCTAAAACTATGTAGTAAAAAATTAATCTTACCCAAAAAGAGGTCTAGCCTTTGCCCTCAGCTAGCTACTGGTAGGTGACTCTAGGCTCTTGGAATGTCCTCCCTAATAAGGGTGTCTTTGTTTACCTGGAGTCCTTGACCACCAGAGTGTCAACAGTGTGATTTATAATGGGAACTTGGAGCCACACAGTATCTGTTCTACCTCTGGAGGGGCTGGAGATTAAAGATCAGCCATATGAACAATCATCTGTGGAGCTCCAATAAAATCCCTGAACCCTATGGCTAAGGTGAGCTTCCTTGACTGGCAGTACAGTAGTTCCCCCTTGTCCACTGTTTTCCTTTTCGTGGTTTTAGTTACCTGCAGTCAACGCAGTCCAAAAATATTGAGTgataaattccagaaataaacataatttttctatattatcaGTTATtactcttactgtgcctaatttataaattaaactttatcataggtatgaaTGTATACACAGTATATGTAGTGCtcagtactatccatggtttcaggcatccagtGGAGGTCCTCAAACGGATCCTTTATGAATAAGTGGGGGGCACTACTGTACTTCATGTGTATTGTCACACATCAATGCTGGGAAAGTAACACCATCCATCATAACACTGGAAGGGGATAGATAACCAGAAGCTCACATTTGGAGCTTGCCTGGATTGTGcctattagtttcctagggctgctgtaacaaagtactacaatctggggtggcttaaaacaaatgTATTGTCTTGTAGTTCTTGAGGCTATTTCCCGTGAGACATGAGATAGTACAGGTTTATGGGTCACTTCCAATATGCATTCGGGCCTTATTTTAGAGAAGCATACCACCACTGGGTTCTATACAGGCAGGGTCTAGGCTTGTACACTTAGACCTTGCACATTCACTGAAGAGCCAACAGATAAGTGAATGATTCTGTAAAAACCACAGAAACATACAGAACTATGGCAGAAAGTGGATGTTTACCAAAcctatttcctcttcttcctaaGCACAGAATGAGAATAATTTACCTTCCTTCCTTGGAGTTAGGAATTCTCATGTGGACAGGAAAATAGAGAGCCCTTCCAGAGAGTTTAGAAGAAGGATGATAAATTTGTTCAAACAGAGCACCCACTGATTCTTAGGTAATAAAACTTATTTCAATTTCCTTCTTACTCTTGCATCGACCATGGCTTAGCATAGGTTTGAGAAAAACCATACTGTCCATAGCCTGTTATTGCCCTTTAATAGTCAATATGAAGCGCTGTAGGATGGTGTTCAGTGAGAGTGGACAGAGTCTCTATGGAATTTTCTGACAAAAACTAAATCATCTCCAAGGCTTCTCCCAGCTCTAACTTTTCACAATTCTTTGAACAGCCGGAATCCACAACTGCTGTATAATAGAAACAGTAAGGGTAGACAGCCTTTACCATATTTTATATAGGATCATCCTCAAAACTGTAATACTGGTGCTTGAACAGAAAGACTGATGCAAAGGAGacaaagtccagaaatagacaaGTAATAAAGACAGCAGTTATAATCATTGAGGGTAATGATggactttaaatataaatagcgTTCAGACTAGATGgccatttgtaaaatatataccaGGATAAACTCTAAATAGATCAGGATGTAaatataaaaaaccaaaacacccgAAAGTCTTCAAAGAAAGTGTAGGTGAGGTCTTTTGATTCTTAGAGTGGGAAAGGCCTTTCTAATTATTACTCAAAAGgcatgaaaaaaatatcaataaactcaattacataaaaataaaaagatggcatAGCAAAATTCATCATAAGCAAAGTTAGGAGATGAATGAGTATCAtcctggaaaaatatattttgcagctCATATTACAACAGGCTTATCTCTCTAACATGTACAGATATTCTGGAACCAGAATAAACCCTTGTTTCTTCACATATTGTATTATGTACTTGtggaaagaaatgaggaagaCCTTTGTGTCCTGTGGACATAGCTCTAAGATTGCTAAGTGAAAAATGGTATAGAATGTGTATGCATTATCCTctgaaagggagggaaagaaaagtatatgcatatattttgtttgtatatGCACAGATTTTacataaagaaacactggaaggTGAAGTGTGCAAATAGGACAGGGTGTGGAACTTATTGTATAAATTTtcatgtagttttaatttttgaatcaCTATATCatctattagaaaataaaatataaaagaaatgaacaatgaTAGTTGAGGCCTATTAACATTTTGTCCTTAGGTTGCAATATGAAAAACAAGTACCTATGATTTCCGATGTCACTTTTCACCTTTTAATAtagaaatcccacttctggaaAGCTATTTGAGATATACTTGAAAATGACTATGTAATTTTTGTTCAATTGTTAAAAATCCAGCAACAGGTGACTAGTTAAATAAACTGgaacatacacacaatggaatactatgggTAACTGTAAGGccagtattttattaaataattatttagtagTTAATACTTCTGTTTTAATCTAGTTCTGTTTTTATATGcagattaatatttttctaatttatatttacatacgCACATTGTTAAAGTACTAAAAACTATATTGTAAGGAAAAGAACatattttcctcctctcttctaCTTTGGCCACATAAGACACAATAAAACCTGTAGTATCAAGATGAGAGgatccccccaccccatctcttTCTCCCATATATGTGTGATTATTGTATGACAAAGTAACCCATTATTTTTAGTCTATAACCTCTTTAAGGAGTCCCTACTGATCTTCAGTCTATCCTGGAAATCATTTAATCTCCTGtgcttttctctgcctctttctcttctttcctttcaaaatgcCCATAGGCAGGGGACAATTAAACCAATTAGTAAAGAACAGAATTTATAGATCATCATTGTCACCTGCTTGACTCAGGAACATCCTTGAGATAATGTGAGATTGATTCCAAGTCTACTTTTATATAGATGTGGTTGTGATATAATTCTGTGAACATCAATTAAATAGAATCTTGGAGTTGGAAAAGACCATGGGAAACATCTTAGCCACTGACTTTCAAGTGTTTTAACTGTGAACCCCCAATAAGAAATCAATTTTTCATGACTcagaatatgcatatatatgcctAACAACATAAGTACTTGAAACCTAAATTCTAGGAACTCCTATTTACCTTCACAAGGTGGCACAttctaatatattctattttatttccaacaggccataaaattgaaaacaaagaacTCTGCTGTAATCCAACccctttacttttaaataaacaaatggaagcaCAAGGAGATAGAATAATTTATTCAGCTTTATCCATGATAAATAGTCAGCGCCAGGTATCCCTCGAGCTTAATATTGAACATTTTAGAAGTCAGACCTCCCCCGACTCTTTTTACTAATTTAGTCAAGTGCCACCTTCcccttttctttatattcttttctatctCAGTCACTCCCTTGGTGGCTTTACTCaatctcatggctttaaataacaTCCATATATACCATCAATGACTCTCAAATTTATTACTACTTCAAATCAACTCCATCCTCCCCAAAACTACTTTTGTTAAGACTGCCAGTGATTTCCATGCTGCAAAACCAAGGGACTATTCTCAGGCTGCTTCTCACTTTAATCTATCAGCAGCATTTCACCCACTTGATTATTTCCTCATCCACTTGGTAATCTTAAAACTCTACAAATTCCACAACATAATTTCTGATTTGCCTTCCCCCAAATCCACCACTGCACACCTGCTACTCTTATGTTTAGGATGACTATCTTAAACATACTCATTCTAGTTTAGTCTTTTAATCACATTGAGTTTGAGGACCTAGCATCTAAGAAAGCactgaacaaattaaaatcatatcaatatatgaagaaaatctagGAATCATTCAAATTTTTAACAGTAGTAAAATAGAAACCACTTAAATATAATGCAGATACTAAAACTTAATATTATCCTAAAAGACACTTAATACCATGTtaattaaaatcaagaacaaaaaagggATGCCTGAGAAAGTTACTATTCAACTTTACTTTGGAGATTTGCAGCAAATGCAgtacaaaaagaaagtaaaatgcttGGTATTCACATTGaggaaaacaatgataaaattatttattttgctgtcaACTAGGAAAAATAGGAGTTCTAGTTTAAAgggtaaagaaagaaaaccaggtGTAAGTTAGCTGGTAAGTTGGTAAGTTAGTTGGTAAGTTAGCTGGATATAAGATAGCAACACATTTCTTCTCTGCTAGCagtaaaatctaaataaatggaatgagGATATTCTATTCACAATAGAAATAAACGataaattaggaataaaattGAGTAcataatttatatggaaaaatcagtagaataaaaaaataggtCCCActataagaactttaaaaatggcATATTTCAGTTCAGTGAGgaaattaatgtattatttaataaatggtattggaATAACTGGCCATTAATTTGGGAAAATGTAAACTTGGATTctatcttaaagaaaataaaatagattctagatggattagagacaaaatttttgaaagcaaaaatttgAAGACTGCAAGAATAATAGAAGGGTGAAGTACAGCTTCTTAACCCAAACTGGAAACCTAGAAgccataaatgaaaatatacatttgtgactaaaacatttaacattgttaataatattaaaatactaacactatttaaagatttatatatcgaatatacatataaatgaaaatataccataaagaaaatatagaaaaatgtgaaaattagaaaactattGGCCCACAGGTGATAAGTATAAGGTTCATTTCTCTATTACATGAAAAACACCATGGGTCGAGAAAAAGAAACTgcccaaagaaaaacaaacataagcaAGCAATTCCCTGAGAACATATTCAAGAGGCcaataaacctaaagaaaaggaTGCACTAGTGGCTATAGTAACACAAATCAACGtgacaatgaaataattttacaccTGTGAGGCTGGCAGAAATTAAGACCATGCCTTGATAGTTGGAATAGAGGAGGGGGAGCTATTTCACAGGTCTGGAAGTGTGAGCTATTTTCAAGATATGTCAACACCTATcgaaatttaaaatacattctaaaaCCTACCAATCTCAGCTTTAGAAATCTATTGTTTATTGCACCATGTTCAGCGATGGTAACTGGAATCATCAGCAAAGCTCATCAATGGAAAGTGGATGAATAAATTGTGTTACTCCACGTGAAGGACATTAAAAATATGACTTGAAAGGATATTTGAGGTTTTGTTAAGAGAAAAGCAATATTCAGACATCCATGTTTTGTAAAAAATTAACTctaaccacaaaacaaaacaattatacaTCTGTCTATACACATGCATATTAAAAGACTGAATTCAAAGGAAAACATAGTTATCTACCTGTCAATTGCGAGAGGGTAGGGTGGGGGACGACAGGGATAGGAGGTGCCTATAATGCAAACTTTAGAATATGAAAGGAGTTAATGAAAACGATGGAAAAAGATCTTTGAAAAATACGACTGATTTTATTAAAACTTATATGTGCATGtgcaaaaataaagttttacaaCTAATTGAGCTATGCTATGTAAAAGTAAGTAAACTTGGATCGCACTGCAGGCAGCGAGCGAGGCCTACCTGGTGAGGCTCTTTGAAGACAGCAACCCAAACGCCATCCACGCCAGCTGGTCAACATCATTCTCAAAGACAAACCTCTTGCTTACCACAGCTGCGGAAAAGGAGTGATTAAAGGAATGTTATTACCAACTACTCCAAAAGCATTTCTTAGGGCCACCAATTTCGGTAAAAGCTGCTTAAGCAACATTGgccccaaaacaaaacattttcgcTTTGAACTTGCACAAACCAAGGAAAGTTAGATTGAGTGCACGTGGTACACACTTCGAACCTGGGTGAGGAATTCAACCTATTAGTCTTGGGTGTGGCATTTCCAGGTGCACCTAAATAAAACTCTTAGCGAGTAATAGTTGCATATTTACTGGGCGACACCCCAAGTTGCATTTTAAGTCACCTAAAAGATTACCTTTTTGGTTATTAGCTGGAACTCAACCTAGATGAAAACGTGATTTTAATACAGAGCAAAGCTTGGCTTAAGGGCCGTTGTGTGTGCTAGAGCTCTTTTCCTGAAATACATaggtggctcttaaaagagccGTTGGGTCACTGGAAGAAGCTTCCAACCagaacttttactttttcttgggTGCTGCCTTCTTGGGTTTGGCAGCAGTCTTTGGCTTAGTCACCTTCACCTTAGTTGCTTTGGGCTTTACAGCCTTAGCGGGGCTCTTTGCTACTTTCTTGGGCTTCACAGCTTTGGACTTCTTGGGACTCTTGGAGGGCTTTTTTGCTACCACAGGCTTTTTAGCCTTTTTCGGAGTCTTGACGCTCTTTTTAGCAGCAGCCCCCGTGGCCTTTTTGGGCTTCTTAGAAGCGCCTGTTGCCCTGGGTTTTGTTGCCACCTTTGAGACGCTGGGCTTGGCTTCCACAGAGGATGCTTTCTTGTTGAGCTTGAAAGACCCAGAGGCGCCGGTGCCCTTAGTCTGCACCAGCGTGCCCTTGTTCACCAAGCTCTTAAGGCCCAGCTTGATGCGGCTGTTGTTCTTCTCCACATCGTAGCCAGCAGCCGCCAGCGTCTTCTTGAGAGCAGCCAGGGACACGCCGCTGCGCTCCTTGGACGAGGAAACAGCCTGCACGATCAACTCCGACAGGGAGGGACCAACGGCTTTTTTCTTAGCGGATGCTACAGCTTTCACAGGTTTCTTCGCCTTCTTGCCAGCTGAAGGCTTTTCAAGAGCCATGGAAGCAGCTGGAGCGGATGGTGCCGTCTCCGACATGATGACCGCGGGAGAAAACAAAACGATCTGGTAAGACCTGACAAAGCAGGGGAACGCAGAAAAAGCTCCGGAGCAGCGTATTTATAGGGCGGGGCTGCACTGTGATTGGTGCGCGCCAGTGCCCGCCCCTCGTACCCTAGCGCCCCCGGCGCCGCCGCAGTCGTTGCAGTGTCTCAGAAGCCGGCTGGGGGTAGGGGCCTCTAGGGCCCGAAGTCGGTCAACCCCTCCAAGCCCGCAAACGCACCCGAAAGACCAGCCTCGTGGAGACGGAATTTGTAGGCAGGCTCCGCTGCCCAAATAGCGTCAGAGGCTGCTACTTCCCTGTCAAAAAGCGTGTCTTTTTTAGGGAAGGGATGAAATGAGGGGAAGCGGTTTGTAAATGAGGCAACCACTTAAAATTTAAAGGAGTTTTGCCAGAAAATACTAGAGGACGAATTGTCATGGATGTTCGTTTTTAATTGGTAAGAATAattgggaagggaaagaggaaagcgAGGGTTTCGGGCCTTGTCTGCAGGTTTGGGACAAGTTCTCATCAATGCCACTGCAATTCCTGGCAACGTTTTAGTGCAACATATCTGGTGAATACCTTTTACGTATTATGGTCAGAGGAAAACGAATCGTAGAAAATACCAGAATTCACTAAGGCCACAATTAACAAACCACAtgtgtggaaaacagtatgcagaTAATTTCTGCAATTGCAATTTATTTCCGCAGTTCAATGAACTTCACGAATTTCCAATGCCTTTTTATTCATACGACATACCCCAAATAGGCTTTAACATTTACAACCTATGTTCCAGGTCAGCACATGCAATCAGCGTACCGTGACATGATCAGCTCATTCTctaattcaacaaaaatttatggaGCTCACAATTGAGCTTATGAGAGGCGTTAAATAAACGCTAGGTGGACGAAACGGGTCTCAGACAGGCATTGGAGTTTAGGTCTCCTTAGTGTGAAAACGGGAGAACATACCCTAGAGACAAGATTTTATGGCACCCACCCCTTTAAACTGTGGCTATAAAGAGCATTTAAAAGCATCAACACGCTAAAACGATTTCACATAGCGAACCAGAAACTAACTAGCAGGAGAATAAAATGCCATTAAAACCGACATCCATTTCCACAATTCAATTCTTGGTAACCGCCCAGCGCTCGCGAGACGGCGGCAGTATTTCCTGCGCGCACTGTTGCAGTTTTCAAACAAGTCCGCACAGGGCTAGGTAACCCGAGAATGCCTTTTCCTTCAAACCAGGTGCTAATACTGTAATGTAAAGACCGTGAATGTGTCCATCATCTCCACCAGTCTTTCCTACCTCCCATTTTACTGAGAAGCTATGTTTTCAAATGTGTCACTTGATTTCTATGAACTTAAACACCTAGAAAAAAAACTATGCTTAGTTTGAAGGCTAGTGAATTATAAAACAGGTATACAAAGTTGTAAAGTTTTTGTAAGTTAAACACTTTTTTGAAAGATATGGACTTTCCTTAGTGTAATAAACGAGGCATTTAAACAAACGCAACCTTTAAAAAGGAACTACTCCGAATTATATGATTCACAAGTAGCCTGTAATACTAGCTTCTTAAATAATGATTGCCGCTCCTCGCAAATGAAGGATGGCCAGATCTGCATTCTTAATGGCTACTCAAGGAAATGGA
The nucleotide sequence above comes from Microcebus murinus isolate Inina chromosome 15, M.murinus_Inina_mat1.0, whole genome shotgun sequence. Encoded proteins:
- the H1-1 gene encoding histone H1.1, with protein sequence MSETAPSAPAASMALEKPSAGKKAKKPVKAVASAKKKAVGPSLSELIVQAVSSSKERSGVSLAALKKTLAAAGYDVEKNNSRIKLGLKSLVNKGTLVQTKGTGASGSFKLNKKASSVEAKPSVSKVATKPRATGASKKPKKATGAAAKKSVKTPKKAKKPVVAKKPSKSPKKSKAVKPKKVAKSPAKAVKPKATKVKVTKPKTAAKPKKAAPKKK